GAAGTCTTATAACTGATATCAGAATATAAGTTGAAGATCTCTACACTCTCATTTCCTTCCAATTGATactaaatattttcatttttctgtATTTTTCATTGGCAAGTTAAGATCACTGCAAACCAAGGGATTTACATGTTGAGATTGTATTTTTGCTAAGGACAAGTCTTCAGTTCACCCTTGTATGTTTTTGTATATACAATAGTCGAAACCTTGATGCACGATGAGAACCCTTTGACGTGTATTTCATCCCCTTAAACACATTTCGACTTGTTTAGTTATCCATCAACACTTTACTTGAACCATGTGATCTATCTTAGAAATCGACTCTGAAGTAGTTATTCGTAGCGTCCCGGTTGAGTGAAATCAGTTTTCCTGTCAATGTCATTGATATATGTCTCGCGCATTTATTTGTTTCCCTTCATTTTTATCATAACTGCATCAATAAATAATTCACATCCCTTCCATTTGCCTATCTCAGAACATCACTACTGTCTACTGCAAATACCTAGTTTCATTCCCTATTTTTGCAGCAGATTGAACACCTTAATTTGGCCAAATTCATTATAAGCAGTAAATGTTTTCAATCTTTTTGTTCCTCCAACATTGCTCTTTTGTCCATTAACttataaatatcaattttaaggATGAATGTTAACTTATTTTAAAGAATGTTTTCAATTGTGATTGATAAATTTCTGAATAAAGAAATATTGTTTTAAGGAGTAGTcctatattttgataaaatgtcATGGGTGATAAACTTCTACGTTGTGTACTTGATCCTTGTTGCTTAGTATTTGATAATAATGACAATGTGAATAGGAaggataatgataatgatatttTGTGTATATTACCACCATTTGTTTAGCGTGCGGCGCTTCACAGAGCAGCGAATACCTCCTACTCCTGACAGTGAAGGGATTACAGGCCGCTACGAGAACTCTAGCTTTGACAGTCATGAGacctttcatcatcattcagaACCAGAGTAATTGTCAAGCACACACACGTTGAAATCCACTATAGAACAGTGTTTGTGATTGACAATTGTATTAATTTTGTACATGAGCCAAGATCCTCATCTCTAATGGAAAAGTCAGTTCACTGGATGTTCATGATGAGTCTTGAATCTTGATGGTTGGTTGCAAAATTCTGGGATAACACAATTCACTTCCAGATGCACTAGCCACATGATTGATGAACCAGTTTATACTCTTGAAAATTATCTTTAGAGTCTAACAATGTTAGATCTGTTCTTCAATTACattattcaatttttcttcatctatttattgttttcatttcatacatgtttatttttattttcactcTTTGTTGGTTCATTGGTTCCTTAATTCCTTCATCTATGTTGTTATTGGTATTTGATCGTAATGTTATGAATCTTATTATGAGTATTTGATTGTAATGTTACCATTtcattcttcatcttttttattttttcttcaagttaTTCTCACTTTGTGTTTTCATCCTTTTTTTGTTATGCACATTTCATCTTTTCTGATTGTGTTATTCGGTCCTCAATTCTATACTATAATGTTTGTTTATGTTATTCAAGAGGTTTAACAGCTTCTTTCTTTGGTTCCTATCGTTGACATGTATCttctaaattcattgaataattaatgtatttatttggtctatattataaacCAGATTCATCAGTTACTAAATGAATCCGAAaagttgatttttgcttataattaaggatgaaaGGAATATCTTTAAATTTTTGGTATTGATGTGTGTGTGCctaaatataattatttcaGGTTGTGCCTAAATTAGCATTTATCGATGTCGAAATCTTGCTAAAGGGGCAATGACACTATATAGGTTGAAATCtccaaaacaaaattcatttaattatattctTCTCATTTTTAGACAAATTTAGTGTTTTATACATTTTAATTCAACGTCTCTATATaacttaatttgttgttttctataaaacaattattcattaaaaaaaagatatatgaaaaatttagaataatcttcaacataaatttgcataataaaaaatatggatcACACAGACAGACGCGAAACGCGCTCTATCTAGCTGCTAATGCATATAAATTACACAcaaattagacaaaaaaaattacacataaatacagtacaaatattttattttaatagaatttTATATACATTACaagatagaaaaataaaatttacgcaaatattttattatatactaaatagtaaatacttatggatttttccttctttttgggtacaagtttttttctattttataatatcattatattattttttgttccttaccaaaaaaaatatcattatatttttatttttattttgacgcaattatattattttttgttgattaatATCATTATAGTATACTAGCGGGCTAGGCAAGTGCGTTCTACGTCtgtctgtgtctaacttatgtaaaaaaaaatatcttaggTTACGGTAAGTTTGTtattaaaagatttttgctgcaaacaaaaaaatatgtgtcttgtgttatgatgagtttgttaataaaagattattgtttttactaaaaaaatcaagggtattgttggtattatgaaaagtccacaccaaaacacatgtatcctctttatatataatcTGAGTTGAAGATTTATGATTTCTTAAATGGATTCAAGGTGGTATAGTATTAAGTTGGCATACTATGGACTGATAAACGTTTGAATTATTTGTTCTGAAAATTTATTCTGAAAATTGTCAAACACAGTgaagatattattttaaaaagttaacaTTTATGCATAAAAACAGTTCACTATATTATATGGAGCAAAAGTAAGGAATGAAGGTAggcatttttttaatatagtagtGATGTTCTGTTCTGTGGTAGGAATATGTAAGTGACAAGAATAAGTTGCTGATACAGTTATGATCAAGCGTAACGAAGGTATAGCagaatttaatgttttaatttcTAATATTGTACATGTCGATTTAAATCATAACTTTGAGGTTAAATATATACTTTCGTGTGGATGCTCTTGCGAACATGGATTGTGATCACGAGTCTGAGTTGAAGATTTATGATTTGTATCCTGCTAGATTAAGTTATTTAATTTTAGCTGATGCTCTTTAATcgtttttagtttttctttttgagCTTATGCTCCTTTTGTACCCAATATTATCCAACGGCAAACAAATAAGATATTTCATTCCCTGGTAATATCCAATATTATCCAACGGCAAACGAACATGGTAGTTCATTCCTTGGTAAGGGCGGTCATTTACCACGACATCTTTATGAGTTGAGTTTATTTCGttaaaaacaattatgtatAAGTAAATTGGTCtgaattcaatttcaatgggtttaaaaaaacaacttatgtcAACTTCTGAATGATTATTGAAAAAATTGGTCCATACCCAATGAAAATGTTTTAGAGTAAAACTTTTGCCACTTGTCccaattcaaaatttcaacacTTGAATTAATTTATAAACACTCAAggtttttaacttttaagcCATCCTAACAAGTTTGTTGTCTACCTATATCAGACCAAGCATATCAATCAGTGATGCACATAATACTATACTATTTCATTCATGTTCATGCTACATGGATCATATAGCAATACTATTTTCATGAtaagtttattttatctatGAAAAAAAAGATATCATAATAAAGGAAAATTACAAAAACCAGGTGACAAAAGAaacaaacctaaaaaaaaaactaaaagaaacaaataaaagaaaaaagaaacataactagagagaaaaaacaaaccaaactAAAGAGTATCCTATTTATCGACAGCCGCTAAGATCACATATCAAGAGGATTGAGCACTTGCCCAATAAAGAGAACTGTTCCTGTCATATCGTCTCGAATTAGAAATAAGAATGGGTGGTCAGCTACAAAGTCTAGTCTACTTGGAATGCCCTTGGACATGAATGCAACACTAGCTGCAGCAGCTTCACTGCCGTCTTCATCTATTTTGATGAAAGACTTGTGAAATGTGTGAGAAACAAAAAGTCTTTGACCCACATGAGAGTCCACCATTTTTGTCAAACCTCCGGGAAAGAATGGTAAATTCACTCCTAGCTTCTTAAGCATATCAGTAGTTTCAAGCCCAAATGAAATATCGAACTTTGGAATTCTAAAGTCACCTACTTCGTTTTGAGAAAGACGAAAGTTGGGGTGTAGTAAACTAGGCCTAGAAGTCACATTCTCAACTAAAGCTGACAATCCATCTTTTGCATTTGGAAGGTAAAAATGCATAGAAAATTGACGATTATCTTTACCTTTCTTATAGGGAAGATGAAGAACTTTATAACcatcaaaatattcaataaGCTGCTGCTTCTTGCTAATCATGAAAGGAACCTTGACTGCACTTCCATCTGGAAGATGAAAATCGTAgtcttttgtttttgaaacaTCAAACTTGGAATCCCATTCTCCTTTAAAGTATAGTGCATTAGCAAATATGAGGCAAGTGTAGCTATCAACCAATCCTGAAGGAAGAAGTTCTTTAATAAGGTCATTTGTCTTTCTTTCAACCCATAAATTCACTTCATTAGCCACTTCATCAGCCTTGTGTAGGAAATCAACGGAAGCCAAATTGGCTTTATAATCAGTCGACGCGATTTGTTTGAAGGAAGGTAGAAGAGGAAGGGTTTGTTCAACCCACACACCATTCACGAAAGAGAGGCGAGGGCCACCTATAAGAGAAGCGTCATTGAGTGCAGAGGAAACGAGATAAGAGGCGAAGGAGTTGAGATCTTCGGTAGATTTGAACTGGAGGAAGTCGAGAAGCTGTTGTTTTGTGGCACCCTCAGAGCCAGCAGCGATGAGGCTGAGCACAACTTGCATTGATTGTGGCGAAAACACAATGTTCTTTTGTGATTCTTTCAAGAACAGATGTTTGGCCATGCGGAGGGAAACCTTAGTTTGGTTGGAGATTGATTCACGGAGAGCCATTGTTCTTCTTCCAAAATCATATTTGAAGATTTTAAGTTCATATGTTATAAAATATGATTTGAAGGATATTTTTCTAACAATTGGGTTTGTCATAATAACTCATACATTCTTCATTTATTGCTTTTATCATTCAGAACATAATTGGGAACTGTGTTTTTCCGCTCAaggtttctttttgttcttcttttCAAAGTTGATATCCTTGTTAGTTCTGTTCTTCAGGGGTAAAGTTCACGTTCAAGAATATAAATTTGAAGAATCCAAACGAGGAGTACTCTTTTACTGTCTGCCATGATAACAATACTTACACGTGTAAGCAGtgtatatgattttatttataatctTTAGAGTATGTTGACATGACACACTTCATGAAAcctaaactatatatatatgtctggTTATATTTCAGTGTTAAGATGTGAACCTTCCCTCGATGGTATTGAAGAGTTGGTCCATGAATTAAACAAGACAGATTGTCTGTTTATGTTTGTCAGAGtaatgaggaaaaaaaattcaagaagcAGTGGCACAAGGTACGACGATGGTCCTTTCTATCTTTTAGATGAATGTATTCTTGTGAGTAGGAGCTTTGCATATTGGAGACTGAAAGGACCACTTGAATTGTAACAAGAGTTGAACCTGGAGAATCTGCCTTTATCTCTTCATCTGCTCCTGGTACATCCGTTAGAAGTGATTCTACAACCACGGAAAATGAGCAACAAGTAGAACTCTCTGGTGGCGGTAGTgcacaaataaagaaaaaaacattcgTCGAAGGAAAAGTTGGCACTTTTATCTCTTGATTCTGCCTCATCTGTTGTGAAGAGTGTGTTTTATAGAAAGAATAGAGAATAAACCAGCAATGGGCAAACAGGGCAGAGAAGTTATAACAAATAGAAAACTTAATAGGAGGTATTTACTGTACTGTAGTTAGCTGAAGGTATAGAATGTTTATGAGAGATTAAAGAAGGAAACAGGGGGTGTAAGAGGTACAAATTGCAATTGATAGTTTGATACAGTCAATTGCTATCTGAGCATGTCATTCGGCCTTACTTAACCACCTTTTGCCCTCCAAGAGTTGATAAACGAATTGTGAAGCCTTACAAAAGGTGTAGTAGAGGGCTAAAAAGCATGTCAAGCACCTAAAGAAGGTTTTTCGATTGTTGTTTGCGACCTCCTGGGGTGCTTTAGGTGTAGAGGTCATTATTAATGTGTTCTTTCATCATTTAATTGTAATAAAAAGAAGATTTCATTGATGGATTCAATATgaacaataaaacagaaaatagaaATCGACCTTTTACAATATGACATTGTTTCAAAACAAAGGTCTAAAAGGCTAAAATACCTAAAGCTTAACTACAGTACATTACATTAAGACAATgtaaaacaaatgataaagatAAGAACATAGGTTGCTAATGTGGACTTCCATTCTTGCCCTTCTCTGCCTTCATTTCTACTTCAAGGCTCTATTGAAATTGAAAGCATTCATGTTTAGATGATGAGCTAAACTTGGGATAAGTAAATTACAGGATTCAAAACAGTAGAACCAACCCTTGCAGTGTTAAATATAGAAATGGAAAGTGAAAACATACCCAATCACCGTCAGACTCAGCGTTAGGAACTAATACATTGATCTCACTTGACTTTGCTGTAGATATGGAAGTTTCCAAAGAGTCTTTGCTCAGATATATCTGGCAGCCAGAAGTGTTGTCCACCGAAATTGTAGGAGCCGAGCCCTATTATTTGTGAAAGCAAGCAAGCATAAGTTCATGTAAATCATATTTGATGTATCAAGTttgaatttattattaaatcCTTATCTTTTCACCTCATCAATTATAACATTGGCAAGACAGTACACAGTACCGCCACCGCCAGAAATTGTTGTGAATCTAAAAATAAGAGGAAGAAGGTGTAAGGGTACCTGGCATTGAACCTCAACCCCATTACTGTTTACAATCTCAAAAGCTGCAACAACATCCTACATTATAAAACCAAAAGAATGAATTGCCATTATCATCTACAAGAAATGATTTCATTATCTAATATTACCAAATCTCTAATTATCATGTCTCACGAACCTTAAATACAACTCCCGTCTTTTTGCAATTGTCAATAGTTATATTGTTTACCTTGCCTGCAAAAATTGTTTAGAAGTGAAGTGATTCGGTCACTTGCGGCTTTTTTTCACCAAGTGATAAGTTGGATAACAAAAACAGAAAGAAGCACGTAATATAATTATGACTACCTTGAATCTGCAACACAGGGTTTTTACATCCATAAACATATACAGACTGCTTTGAATCACAATCTTCAATGATCAAGCTTTTCTGCTCAATTTGATTCTCAACAACCCACCTACCGTAGCAGGGAATAATTAGGTTAAGGATACAGAATAGTGAAATTGTTGGCATTGAATTTAATATACATCATAGCAACTAAAGCACAAACACATGTATAAACATACTTGCGGCCCATTTGAAGTTCTAACTTCGGAGGTCCTACTTTAGGAACTGCACGTGCACTAGCTTGACTTTCTTTTACACTACTGCCAACAACTCCAGATCTATCTGTGTCTTCATATCATCCGTAACCTTTCTCAGGTCTATTAGGTAatgtttataattaaataaactatGAATATTCAATCAAGAATCCAAGAGTAACTGAGTAAGCATAACCTACCTGCTGTGACATCTCTTGTACCAATCTCTTGAAAAACAGCAGACATCCCCACTTTTGGCTTAGAAGATGAAGCCTGAGATGATTCAGAACTAAAGAGAGATGCAGGCGGGGGAGGAGGGGCAGAAGGTGCAACAGAAGCATTAGCTTTTGATGGAGCAATCACTTTTCCTGTTTGACTCCATACAGGGCCTAATGCATGAAAGCTCTTAACATAATCCCTCAATCCAGGTACATACATCTCTTTGAGAGCTTTGACCCACTCAACATGATTTGGGTCTTTGTTTCTGTACTCTACAAGTACCTGATCATCACAATAAATGTAAGGAAAGATCATTATCCTTCACTCCTGAAAGACCAGGCAATATGAGAAAGGAAAAGTCTAGGATGCTAGTGCAAGATCAGTACACAGCATTCTGTACATAAAAAAGTTAGCATAAGCAAATTGCAAATCAAGTTTTCAAAATCACAATTATCGAGTCTAAGCATAGAAACATTAAGGCTGTTGATCGTCATTTGTGTCTTTTCTCAGCCATTAAGCTGATGCAACTCAAGAAGGGGATAGACATGCATTTTGGAGTAATTTGAAACTATTTTTTATGCAATATATAACAACacttttatattaataaaaatgcCAAGGAAGAAAATTCATCAATTGCACACAACTCCATATTTTCATTCTACAGAGAAAGGAGTAAGGACCATCATGAAAGTTATCCAAGACAAATCAATAAGCCAGTAGCATATATCAAGAGTACCTTGTTGCTATAAAACTCAGCCATTTGCCAACTTTCTTCCACATGTGCAACGGGCATACTCAtaccttgaaaaaaaataagtcaTAAGACACCATAAGATAAAGATTCATCCTAGAAAAGAAGCAACATGCACCTACCACAACCCTTCCCAGTAAATGCAATCCATGCTAGAGCAGAAAGACTGTCAACAGCAGCTTTCAAGTGATTAAAAAAATCAGATCTCCTTCCTTCTGTCAAAGCAGCAGCTTTCGTGATCACTTCATTCAATGGTTTCAGAAATTCAGAAATCCCAGCAGGGTCAGGTTTCTGCAGAATGAATGATCATGTGAGAGGAGTAGGAGTAGGACATATACTCCaaagaaacataaaaagttAAAGTATAAGCAATTATATGTGCTTTCTTTTTTCCTAACTAAATTCAACTTCTATTGGCCATAAACAGCTATGTATTTCTTATATAGTAATCCTAGTACTGTAGTCCAGCTACCTGCACAACAGTGCATTCTTGTTTCGAAAAGTGCCCGATGCAATAGCCATTTCCGATTCTGTAGAGTTCATACCgtgaaaaacacaaataattacAAATGTGGCAATGAGTTAAATAACAGACAACTAACATGGTTTTTAAACTTGTGAGACTAAATTGACGAACATTGTTCATGGTTTTCAAATTGTGTCTCAAAATGGAGAGTCATCTTTCATCTATGTAATGGACTTTAGAGACTGTACAGTGTACACTACTTGAGCGGTGATTTTCCAGAACAGTTTGGGTAAGAATCACAATTATGCAGAATGGAAGACATCACTATAATACTAATGGAAGGCAAGTAAAAAAGAAGATTTCATTGATGGATTCAATATgaacaataaaacagaaaatagaaATCGACCTTTTACAGTATGACATTGTTTCAAAACAAAGGTCTAAAAGGCTAACATACCTAAAGCTTAACTACAGTACATTACATTAAGACAATgtaaaacaaatgataaagatAAGAACATAGGTTGCTAATGTGGACTTCCATTCTTGCCCTTCTCTGCCTTCATTTCTACTTCAGGCAGAAATAGTCACGACATAACATTTTATAAGGTATCGACAAAATCTGGGAACAATTCGGACAGgtcaaaaaaaatgtcacattCGCCAATTTCCGTCAAATGTTGTTCTTGTGTAGAAATTTCATCATGACCTTGAAAAGCAGAATGTTGTTCTTGTGTAGGAATTTCATCATAACCTTGAAAAGCAGAATGTTGTTCTTGTGTAGGAATTTCATCATGACCTTGAAAAGCAGATAGCCTACTgaactttgattttttgatttCCCCTTTTAAATACTTCCGATATTTCTGCAAAACAAACAACGTTGGAATAACAATGTTAATTTCAAGTCACGCAAAACACTAACAAACATTAAAACACATAAGTTCATCCACTTAAggaaaaacaaagaaattaaaactAAGGCAAACCTGTAAATGGCTAGCTACTTGCCCTGCTGTCAAATCGGGAAAGTTCATCAACTTAAGAATATTTTTGGGTGTTGCATCTGAAAAATAACAGAGAAACATTCACATAAGTTGATTATCATTATTGAGTTTTTGAAGAATACAAACAAATAgcgatgaaaaagaaaagattgaGGAAAGATTCATACTAATACTATTAACTCCGAGTTGATTCACAGCCGTTAAGAATTGTTTGTCCAAGTCGGGTGTCCATGACAAACGGCTTTTCTTTGGAAGCGGTTGTTTTGGTAAATCAACATCTTCTCTTCCTCGTTTTTTTCCGCCTTTAACCTCCAAGGTTTGAGGAAGTTCAGGAGTTTCGCTCAAAGCCTTCCGTACAAGATGTTGCCACATGATCTTAAACTGGTTCTCTTCCAAGGGCTTGGACCAGAATGCACAAGCCCCTTGGGTAATAGAATCCATAACGGAAGAAGGTGTGGGATCATGAGACATCACTGCAAAAAAAAGAATCATTCTTTTGTTAagcaatgaatgaatgaattaatgAATGTAAGTAAatatgaagaagaaatacttaCTGATGACAGGAAAATGTGAAGTAATTTGTCCAACAAAATCAAAAGTATCATTGCTTGGCATATTAGCTTCAATAAGAATGATATCAAAGTTTTGGTTGAACAAGTAATTCCTTGCATCAGAAATAGTGCAACAAGTGATCACtgaaagaaatataatatatgtaaagttagaaattttattttataataacaaaaagaTGAGaacttttaaccaaaaaataataaaaattgaaactttagactagaaattgaataaataaagtgctggtgatgaaataaataattaacctTGATAGCACAAGCCATTGCATATGTCCCGTATAGTGCAGAGAGCACCGATGTCGTGATCAACTGCAAGAACTTTCAGACCAACCGGGAAGGATGGATTGTTAGTGAAAGAAGTCATTGAattttaaatgaatgaataaatttgTGAGAATGTATGAATTTTTGAGaaagaatgaatttttgagATGGGTCGGCAAAGTGGAAAGAGAAATAGAGAGGATAGAATAAGAATCCtgtgaaaagaaagaaagaaattttATCGATTAAAATTGGAAAGAGATAGAAGTTAATAAAAACAATAGTAAGAGAAATTGAAAAGTTTAATTGTTACCTCAAACGTTGAAATTGCAGACCCAGCGAAGAGTATAAGACTTAGAGAGAGTgatgagtgagtgagtgaacAGTGAAGTGAAAGGAATGTATTTATAATGGTGGGATTTGTCTAACGGtaatatttgatatttgttGATCAAGAAACATATCAAACGCGCGAGAGATATCATATGAAACAGCTGTCctagtttttttaataacagCTGTCATAGTTTACTTGTACACACACTGATACAAACAAGTTTCAACTTACCTTCCACAATCCCACGCACGATTACTTTCTTTTTTcacacataataataataataataataataataataataataataataataataataataataataataataataataaataaataaaaaaaaacagatttatACATAAATATATCTGAATAGACATGAATTTTATGAACAGAAGACATAAAAACACTTTactaagattaaaaaataaaacaaacagaTTCAAACCAGATATAATGAGTTTTGTACTGCTTTTGACGTCTTTTATTTAGTTGTCGTTCTTGCATCTACCTATTCCGGCACGGTGGCTAATTTTCCGGCACGGTGGTCGGAAAAAATGTTCCAATCTTAATTTTTCTGTGTGGATTTTATACAGGTGATGGAGGGGAGTCTATATATgttaatgattttttaaaaggtGGTCTCCGATGGTCAAGATCTAAGAAAAAAGGGCGGTGGAGTATTTCAAAATTTCTCAGATTTGAgaaatttgagagaaaaataGAGAAGAAGTGGAGGACGAAGATGGTGATGGTTGAACAACCAAACATGGTCGGAAACAAACTGAAGGTGGCTGTGAGATATATGTTTGCTGCTGCGGCGGCTAGGTTTGATAGAGGGAGAGAGAGCTTCCAAAAAATTTGGTTAAGAGAATCTCGTTTATCTGTTCGTTGGATTGCAAGGGATGGGAATAGAGCTGCACATGCTCTGGCTCGATGGGCCTTAATTGAGCCCAATAAGCTTTGGACCAATGAATTCCTTACTTGTCTTATTCACCATATCCAAAAAGATATGGAATTTGTACCCTAATTTTGTTTCAATAAAAGTTTGTTtgcattcaaaaaaaaataaaaaaaaaaaaaaaaaaaataatccagAGAAAGAAgcgtaaaataatttattttttttgggtctaaaatattttttaatataaaatttttggGTGTAAATTGATTGtctctcttataaaaaaatgtatattaacaccaaaaacaaattaaaaaagtatATTGAATGTctctaaaaacatattttattatatacgGGACAATAATCTTTCAACACTTACTTGTGTCATATtttagccaatgtgggacttaatgGATCAAAGATTCGGAACTTGATAGCTTAAATGATGATTCTTCTATATATGTTGCATTTATTTAACCATCTAGAGTTTTACAGTTTCAAATCCAAtacaattatttaatttatagtgGTAAAACACTATCATCTTTCTTAACttattttgttgaaagataATTGCAACAATGCTATACACCGCGTGCAatatgaattatgttattccTATAAAGTTGATCCAGGTTtattataaagataattaaCTTGATGGTTCCAGCACAATGATTTTCTAAGTTGAGTTTGGTCTGCAGAATTAACTTCAGTAGCATTGGTTGAATCATATTGCAAGTCATGTTGTCATAATCCTCAGGACGAAAAGGTGTAGATTCAATTGTTTTAGTTTGTGAGTCCTGATCACTGTAACATTATTGCAGCAATGTTAGTAAGTAGTTTGAAGAGCTTCAAAGTTCAAAGTACGAAATAAAAAAGTGTAGATGTGAGTAGGAATGAATAACCAAACATTGATGTTCAAAAACTGCAAAAGAATCCTACATCGAGGAGTCAAGTGAGAAACAGAACACATAGCATCAGATATAATGATTACATATACGGTAGCTTATATCGAATGAATCGGTCAAAACTTATGGGGACTAGAAAATTGCAATTAGGGATGAACATTAGAGACTGAACTTCATGTGAAAAAAGGGTGTATCTTCAATCTTTATGTGATCAGACCTTTATAAACATTTACTTATGTCATGTTCTAGCTAAATGGGGACTTAATGGATGCAAGATGCCGTATTAATTTGGAACATTGTTTCTTAAATGGTTTACTTGATCTGTACACTATGTATAGTGCACACAATGGACTGGGAATTTGAGTTATTTGACCAAATTAGTCACATCACACATATATAGAAGAGGGATTAAATCTATTTAACAAGTTATACAAGGATAAATACACTCAAAAAGTATGATCTAAAACCAATGTTTAAGTAGGGAAATGTATGCAGCAAATATAAGTTGTAAATGTAACAAACATATACACCTGGTTTAGCTTAGAGTAACAACAACAAGAAGCAAAAATATAACTACCAACTGCTGCTTCCCAAAGCAGACTCAAATTTCTCTAGTGCTTCCTCATATTTAGCATCCCTTCAGCATTTAATGTTTAATGTACACAGGACAACTTCATGACCATATTTTGAATGTAACATCAAATTCCACAACCATAAGCCAACCTTGACTAAATTAAGCCTCTAACTATCAGCTTTGAGCATGATATGATATCACTAttctcaaaaaaataacatgatatGCTGCTAGTAGTACTATCATAAATTAAGCCTCTAACCATCATTTTTTGGGTCAATAATAGGCTGAAAATGCAAGTATGa
This portion of the Trifolium pratense cultivar HEN17-A07 linkage group LG3, ARS_RC_1.1, whole genome shotgun sequence genome encodes:
- the LOC123917802 gene encoding two-component response regulator ARR14-like isoform X3 gives rise to the protein MPSNDTFDFVGQITSHFPVIMMSHDPTPSSVMDSITQGACAFWSKPLEENQFKIMWQHLVRKALSETPELPQTLEVKGGKKRGREDVDLPKQPLPKKSRLSWTPDLDKQFLTAVNQLGVNSINATPKNILKLMNFPDLTAGQVASHLQKYRKYLKGEIKKSKFSRLSAFQGHDEIPTQEQHSAFQGYDEIPTQEQHSAFQGHDEISTQEQHLTEIGECDIFFDLSELFPDFVDTL
- the LOC123917802 gene encoding two-component response regulator ARR14-like isoform X2; translated protein: MTSFTNNPSFPVGLKVLAVDHDIGALCTIRDICNGLCYQVITCCTISDARNYLFNQNFDIILIEANMPSNDTFDFVGQITSHFPVIMMSHDPTPSSVMDSITQGACAFWSKPLEENQFKIMWQHLVRKALSETPELPQTLEVKGGKKRGREDVDLPKQPLPKKSRLSWTPDLDKQFLTAVNQLGVNSINATPKNILKLMNFPDLTAGQVASHLQKYRKYLKGEIKKSKFSRLSAFQGHDEIPTQEQHSAFQGHDEISTQEQHLTEIGECDIFFDLSELFPDFVDTL
- the LOC123917801 gene encoding serpin-ZX-like, whose amino-acid sequence is MALRESISNQTKVSLRMAKHLFLKESQKNIVFSPQSMQVVLSLIAAGSEGATKQQLLDFLQFKSTEDLNSFASYLVSSALNDASLIGGPRLSFVNGVWVEQTLPLLPSFKQIASTDYKANLASVDFLHKADEVANEVNLWVERKTNDLIKELLPSGLVDSYTCLIFANALYFKGEWDSKFDVSKTKDYDFHLPDGSAVKVPFMISKKQQLIEYFDGYKVLHLPYKKGKDNRQFSMHFYLPNAKDGLSALVENVTSRPSLLHPNFRLSQNEVGDFRIPKFDISFGLETTDMLKKLGVNLPFFPGGLTKMVDSHVGQRLFVSHTFHKSFIKIDEDGSEAAAASVAFMSKGIPSRLDFVADHPFLFLIRDDMTGTVLFIGQVLNPLDM
- the LOC123917802 gene encoding two-component response regulator ARR14-like isoform X1, with the translated sequence MTSFTNNPSFPVGLKVLAVDHDIGALCTIRDICNGLCYQVITCCTISDARNYLFNQNFDIILIEANMPSNDTFDFVGQITSHFPVIMMSHDPTPSSVMDSITQGACAFWSKPLEENQFKIMWQHLVRKALSETPELPQTLEVKGGKKRGREDVDLPKQPLPKKSRLSWTPDLDKQFLTAVNQLGVNSINATPKNILKLMNFPDLTAGQVASHLQKYRKYLKGEIKKSKFSRLSAFQGHDEIPTQEQHSAFQGYDEIPTQEQHSAFQGHDEISTQEQHLTEIGECDIFFDLSELFPDFVDTL